A part of Aquaspirillum sp. LM1 genomic DNA contains:
- a CDS encoding [protein-PII] uridylyltransferase: MNTPLSAEHLARWRSKLQHGREKLAEHFSRQRDPHWVMKRTTDIVDGIIREVWRELGLGDQAAAIAVGGYGRAQQFPHSDIDLLVLLPENPDEALSARVEQLIGALWDAGLEVGHSVRTLNECMAEAAGDITIETTLLENRWLIGNTALHTQLNQQLEAHIDPVAFFEAKQFEQQQRHNKYFGVANNLEPNVKESPGGLRDLQTILWISKASGLGDSWGALVEGGILTAQEARLIRHSEKQLQCLRIDLHLTAKRREDRLIFDFQQQVALRWGLHDSPTRRASEQLMQLYYRAARLVSQLNGILLPNLKARLYSQVRQVSHVLNERFRTLNGMLAVRRPDVFEKTPSAILEGFLLLQRHPELTGFTPKTLRALWHARGRINEAFRRDPANRALFVQMFREPAGLTRGLRRMNLYGVLGRYLPAWGRIVGQMQHDLFHVYTVDEHILMVVRNLRRFASPAFNHEYPFCSRLINDFDRPEALYLAGLFHDIAKGRGGDHSTLGMADARAFCVSHGLAEEDGALVEWLVGQHLSMSAIAQKEDIYDPETVQRFAERVGDPRRLTALYLLTVADIRGTSPKVWNAWKGKLLEDLYTSTLRVLARGGHVDMESELEERRDEARCLLRLSLVPDGVEEKLWKQLDTVYFLRHEAREIAWHARVLNRFVDTDTPIVKARISSSKEGIKVLVYTPDQPDLFARICGFFGRTHYSIADAKVYTTRHGYALDTFHVFVPEHFDGDYRDLINYVEFELAALLARQAPLAPPNGGRINRHLKYFPIEPQVSIRPDDRGNYHVLSIVTGDRPGLLARIAWVLSRHQVRVQSAKIMTLGSRVEDSFLLEGGALNDPKTALQMEGELLDVLQLQG; encoded by the coding sequence ATGAACACGCCCCTTTCTGCCGAACACCTTGCCCGCTGGCGCAGCAAGCTGCAGCATGGCCGGGAAAAACTGGCCGAACACTTTTCCCGCCAGCGCGACCCGCACTGGGTCATGAAACGCACCACCGATATTGTTGATGGCATTATCCGCGAGGTCTGGCGTGAACTGGGCCTGGGCGACCAGGCGGCGGCAATTGCCGTGGGGGGCTATGGCCGCGCCCAGCAGTTTCCGCATTCCGACATCGACCTGCTGGTGCTGCTGCCGGAAAATCCCGACGAGGCACTCTCCGCCAGAGTTGAACAACTGATTGGCGCGCTGTGGGACGCCGGGCTGGAGGTGGGCCACAGCGTGCGCACGCTGAACGAATGCATGGCCGAGGCCGCCGGCGACATCACCATCGAAACCACCCTGCTGGAAAACCGCTGGCTGATTGGCAACACGGCGCTGCACACCCAGCTGAACCAGCAGCTGGAAGCACATATCGACCCGGTGGCGTTTTTCGAGGCCAAGCAGTTCGAGCAGCAGCAGCGGCACAACAAATACTTTGGCGTGGCCAATAATCTGGAGCCCAACGTCAAGGAAAGCCCCGGTGGCCTGCGCGATTTGCAAACCATTTTGTGGATCAGCAAGGCCAGCGGGCTGGGCGACAGCTGGGGGGCGCTGGTGGAAGGCGGCATTCTTACCGCCCAGGAAGCACGGCTGATTCGCCACAGCGAAAAACAGCTGCAATGCCTACGCATCGACCTGCATCTGACCGCCAAACGCCGTGAAGACCGGCTGATTTTTGATTTTCAGCAGCAGGTGGCACTGCGCTGGGGCCTGCACGACAGCCCCACCCGCCGCGCCTCCGAGCAGCTGATGCAGCTGTACTACCGCGCCGCCCGGCTGGTCAGCCAGCTCAACGGCATTTTGCTGCCCAATCTCAAAGCCCGGCTGTACTCACAGGTGCGTCAGGTTAGCCATGTGCTCAACGAACGTTTTCGCACGCTCAACGGCATGCTTGCCGTGCGCCGTCCGGATGTGTTTGAAAAAACCCCATCGGCGATTCTGGAAGGCTTTCTGCTGTTGCAGCGCCATCCCGAGCTGACCGGCTTCACCCCGAAAACCCTGCGCGCGCTGTGGCACGCCCGAGGGCGCATCAACGAAGCATTCCGGCGTGACCCGGCCAACCGCGCACTGTTTGTGCAGATGTTCCGCGAACCAGCCGGGCTGACCCGTGGCCTGCGCCGGATGAATCTGTACGGTGTGCTGGGCCGCTATCTGCCGGCCTGGGGACGGATTGTCGGCCAGATGCAGCACGATCTGTTTCATGTCTACACCGTGGACGAACACATCCTGATGGTGGTGCGCAATCTGCGCCGCTTTGCCTCACCGGCATTCAACCACGAATACCCGTTTTGCAGCCGCCTGATCAATGACTTTGACCGCCCGGAAGCGTTGTATCTGGCCGGCCTGTTTCACGACATCGCCAAGGGGCGAGGCGGCGACCACTCAACCCTGGGCATGGCCGACGCCAGGGCATTTTGCGTCAGCCATGGCCTGGCAGAAGAAGACGGCGCGCTGGTGGAATGGCTGGTTGGCCAGCATCTGAGCATGTCGGCCATCGCGCAAAAAGAAGATATCTACGACCCGGAAACCGTGCAGCGCTTTGCCGAGCGGGTGGGCGACCCACGCCGGCTGACCGCGCTTTACCTGCTGACCGTGGCTGATATTCGCGGCACCAGCCCCAAGGTGTGGAACGCCTGGAAAGGCAAGCTGCTGGAAGACCTGTACACCTCCACCCTGCGCGTGCTGGCGCGTGGTGGCCATGTGGACATGGAGTCCGAACTGGAAGAACGCCGCGATGAAGCGCGCTGCCTGCTGCGGCTGTCACTGGTGCCGGATGGTGTGGAAGAAAAACTGTGGAAGCAGCTGGATACGGTGTATTTCCTGCGCCACGAAGCGCGGGAAATCGCCTGGCACGCCCGCGTGCTCAACCGCTTTGTTGATACTGACACGCCGATTGTCAAGGCACGGATTTCCAGCAGCAAGGAAGGCATCAAGGTGCTGGTCTACACCCCCGACCAACCCGACCTGTTTGCCCGCATCTGCGGCTTTTTTGGCCGCACCCATTACAGCATTGCCGACGCCAAGGTGTACACCACCCGGCATGGCTACGCGCTGGATACCTTCCATGTGTTTGTGCCCGAGCATTTTGACGGCGATTACCGCGACCTGATCAACTACGTGGAATTCGAACTGGCCGCCCTGCTTGCCCGCCAGGCACCGCTGGCACCGCCGAACGGTGGACGCATCAACCGCCATCTGAAATATTTTCCGATTGAGCCGCAGGTCAGCATTCGCCCGGACGATCGCGGCAATTACCATGTGCTGTCGATTGTCACCGGCGACCGCCCCGGCCTGCTGGCGCGGATTGCCTGGGTGCTGTCGCGCCATCAGGTGCGGGTGCAGTCGGCCAAGATCATGACCCTGGGCTCGCGGGTGGAAGACTCCTTCCTGCTGGAAGGCGGCGCGCTCAACGACCCGAAAACCGCCCTGCAAATGGAAGGCGAGCTGCTCGACGTGCTGCAGCTGCAAGGCTGA
- a CDS encoding DNA polymerase III subunit chi, producing MTQQIDFYHHVRDPLGFACKLASTVMGKGQRLLVLLPDSASLARLDELLWTWQPTSFIPHCTLDHPHAAETPVLLSTQLPAGAVPAPVLLNLSLGVPEGYARFERLLEIVGEDPSSLARARQVARAYKAAGLAAVYHDMTGR from the coding sequence ATGACGCAGCAGATTGATTTTTATCACCATGTGCGTGACCCGCTGGGCTTTGCCTGCAAGCTGGCCAGCACGGTGATGGGCAAGGGGCAGCGCCTGCTGGTGCTGCTGCCGGACAGCGCCAGTCTGGCCAGGCTGGATGAGTTGCTCTGGACCTGGCAGCCCACCAGCTTCATTCCGCATTGCACGCTCGACCACCCGCACGCAGCAGAAACGCCGGTGTTGCTCAGCACCCAGCTGCCTGCTGGTGCGGTGCCAGCGCCGGTGCTGCTGAATCTGTCGCTGGGGGTGCCCGAGGGCTATGCCCGCTTTGAGCGTTTGCTGGAGATTGTTGGCGAAGACCCGTCTTCGCTGGCGCGCGCGCGCCAGGTGGCCCGGGCGTACAAGGCCGCCGGGCTGGCGGCGGTATACCATGACATGACCGGGCGCTAA
- the lptF gene encoding LPS export ABC transporter permease LptF, with product MIFQRSLIRELTQVAMAVFTVLLAIVLTTQVLKLFGRAAAGQLASDAILAMVGFATLASFGVVLSLTLFISIMIVLTRLYRDSEMSVWLTAGLSPAAWIRPVLTFAVPLVLLVAIVSLFLAPWAKGKGNQYANLLKQREEISALAPGVFKETQGGKRVYFIENYSGEAGSASNIFVQLIDGNGKLSAVFARSGRLYTDEQHGERFLLLEHGRRYEGEAGQQDFRIVEFERYRVRIDQALKPLTESSSKIRQTQALLASQDSADRGELAWRLSMPVSALILALLAIPLSYYNPRAGQTFNLLLALFIYMFYYNTMGVVESAISRDKLSWLSGMLPLHLALFALFVGLMAWRSGVLRRWRSRT from the coding sequence ATGATTTTTCAACGCAGCCTGATTCGTGAGCTGACCCAGGTGGCCATGGCGGTGTTTACCGTGCTGCTGGCCATTGTGCTCACCACTCAGGTGCTCAAACTGTTTGGCCGGGCGGCGGCGGGTCAGCTGGCGTCTGACGCCATTCTGGCCATGGTGGGCTTTGCCACCCTGGCGTCGTTTGGCGTGGTATTGTCGCTGACCTTGTTCATCTCAATCATGATTGTGCTGACCCGGCTGTACCGCGACAGTGAAATGTCGGTATGGCTGACCGCCGGGCTGTCCCCCGCAGCATGGATCCGTCCGGTGCTCACCTTTGCCGTGCCGCTGGTGCTGCTGGTGGCCATTGTCAGCCTGTTTCTGGCCCCCTGGGCCAAGGGCAAGGGCAACCAGTACGCCAACCTGCTCAAGCAACGCGAGGAAATCTCGGCGCTGGCACCAGGGGTGTTCAAGGAAACCCAGGGTGGCAAGCGGGTGTACTTCATCGAAAACTACTCGGGTGAAGCCGGGTCGGCGTCGAATATCTTTGTCCAGCTGATTGATGGCAACGGCAAGCTGTCGGCGGTGTTTGCCCGTTCGGGCCGGCTGTATACCGACGAGCAGCACGGCGAGCGCTTTTTGCTGCTGGAGCATGGCCGCCGTTACGAAGGCGAAGCCGGCCAGCAGGATTTTCGCATTGTGGAATTTGAACGCTACCGGGTACGGATCGACCAGGCGCTGAAACCGCTGACCGAAAGCAGCAGCAAGATACGCCAGACCCAGGCCTTGCTGGCCAGCCAGGATAGCGCCGACCGGGGCGAACTGGCCTGGCGGCTGTCGATGCCGGTCAGCGCGCTGATTCTGGCCTTGCTGGCTATTCCCTTGTCGTATTACAACCCGCGAGCCGGGCAAACCTTCAACCTGTTGCTGGCGCTGTTTATCTACATGTTTTATTACAACACCATGGGCGTGGTCGAATCCGCCATTTCGCGTGACAAACTCAGCTGGCTGTCTGGCATGCTGCCTTTGCATCTGGCGCTGTTTGCGCTGTTTGTCGGGCTGATGGCCTGGCGCAGTGGCGTACTGCGCCGCTGGAGGAGCCGCACATGA
- a CDS encoding thermonuclease family protein — translation MRISQREIRAVFSLFGNGSLKTKLMALLVLVSAVAGLFFTGTVGGHGLIEGRVVGVADGDTITVLALGNSPEKVRFAFIDAPEKAQPHGQAAKVALSARLFGREVKVEVIEKDRYGRNVGRVWVDNVDVNLAQVEDGYAWHYAQYAKKNQSASDFQAYQQAEHTARQNHLGLWQDASPTAPWDYRQSKRETAGN, via the coding sequence ATGCGCATTTCTCAACGTGAAATTCGAGCCGTGTTTTCCCTGTTTGGCAATGGCAGCCTGAAAACCAAGCTGATGGCCCTGCTGGTGCTGGTCAGCGCGGTGGCCGGGCTGTTCTTTACTGGCACCGTTGGCGGCCATGGCCTGATTGAAGGCCGGGTAGTGGGGGTGGCGGATGGCGACACCATTACCGTGCTGGCGCTGGGCAATAGCCCGGAAAAAGTCCGTTTTGCCTTTATCGATGCCCCGGAAAAGGCCCAGCCGCATGGTCAGGCGGCCAAAGTGGCGCTGTCGGCGCGCCTGTTTGGCCGTGAGGTTAAGGTAGAGGTGATCGAAAAAGACCGCTATGGCCGCAATGTGGGGCGGGTGTGGGTGGACAATGTCGATGTCAACCTGGCCCAGGTAGAAGACGGCTACGCCTGGCACTACGCCCAGTACGCCAAGAAAAACCAGTCCGCCAGTGATTTCCAGGCCTACCAGCAGGCTGAACACACGGCCCGGCAAAACCATCTTGGCCTGTGGCAGGATGCCAGTCCCACGGCACCGTGGGACTATCGCCAGTCCAAACGCGAAACCGCAGGCAATTAG
- the infA gene encoding translation initiation factor IF-1, whose protein sequence is MAKEEPIEFEGLVTELLPGSTFLVKLENGAEVIAYASGKMRKHRIRILAGDRVTVEMSPYDLTKARVSFRHKDERAPGPRPAPRPYGR, encoded by the coding sequence ATGGCAAAAGAAGAACCGATTGAATTTGAAGGCCTGGTAACCGAACTGCTGCCGGGATCGACCTTTCTGGTCAAGCTGGAAAACGGTGCCGAAGTGATCGCCTATGCCTCAGGCAAAATGCGCAAGCACCGCATCCGCATTCTGGCAGGTGACCGGGTAACGGTGGAAATGTCGCCATATGACCTGACCAAGGCACGCGTCAGCTTCCGCCACAAGGACGAGCGCGCACCTGGCCCGCGTCCGGCACCGCGTCCGTACGGGCGTTGA
- a CDS encoding SDR family oxidoreductase, with product MHATQDTPLPSDLLAGRTILVTGASQGLGRAVALAAAAHGATVVLLARNIKRLEAVYDDILAAGGPEPAAIPLDLLTASDDDFNAVAVKIHQELGQLDGIVHCASHFYALSPLENQGIDEWMNQFRINTVAPAALTRACLPLLKASADASVLAVGETHGLHPGPFWGGFAVSHAGLPHWVRMAASEWDNQPNLRINLLIPGPVQSPQRVRTHPGEAKTALPPADSLMPAFLYWLGPQSQGQSGQIIELNPQR from the coding sequence ATGCACGCAACACAAGACACTCCGCTGCCGTCCGACCTGCTGGCCGGGCGGACCATTCTGGTGACCGGCGCTTCGCAGGGCCTGGGCCGTGCCGTGGCGCTGGCCGCCGCCGCCCACGGTGCCACCGTGGTGCTGCTGGCGCGCAATATCAAGCGCCTGGAAGCGGTGTACGATGACATCCTGGCTGCAGGCGGCCCGGAGCCAGCGGCCATCCCGCTGGACCTGCTGACCGCCAGCGACGATGATTTCAACGCCGTGGCGGTGAAGATTCATCAGGAACTGGGCCAGCTGGACGGGATTGTGCATTGTGCCTCGCACTTTTATGCGCTGTCGCCGCTGGAAAACCAGGGCATCGACGAATGGATGAACCAGTTCCGAATCAATACCGTTGCCCCGGCTGCGCTCACCCGCGCCTGCCTGCCGCTGCTCAAGGCGTCGGCTGATGCCTCGGTGCTGGCCGTGGGCGAAACCCATGGCCTGCACCCCGGCCCGTTCTGGGGCGGCTTTGCCGTGTCGCACGCCGGCCTGCCGCACTGGGTGCGCATGGCGGCCAGCGAATGGGACAATCAGCCCAATCTGCGCATCAATCTGCTGATTCCTGGCCCGGTGCAATCGCCGCAACGCGTGCGCACCCACCCCGGCGAAGCCAAAACCGCGCTGCCGCCCGCCGACAGCCTGATGCCGGCCTTTCTGTACTGGCTGGGGCCGCAAAGCCAGGGCCAGAGTGGCCAGATCATCGAACTTAACCCGCAAAGGTAA
- a CDS encoding Rpn family recombination-promoting nuclease/putative transposase, with protein MAHLHDSGYKHLFSRAELVQELLEAFAPPGVSALLDYTTLRLENGNYVTPAMKPRADDLVWSVELQGRRIYLYLLLEFQSTPDDTMPARMLQYVAALYDHLLRSKAVNTTEGLPPVLPIVLYNGDARWRQSSERYDLIRVHPQVLKAFQPRLKFWLLDEGAFPAAELEDMQRVVAAIFCFEHTPDSAAAKRAIRNLADAVAHSPSSSASTGW; from the coding sequence ATGGCACACCTTCACGACAGCGGTTATAAACACCTGTTTTCCCGCGCCGAACTGGTGCAGGAACTGCTGGAAGCCTTTGCCCCGCCGGGCGTCTCAGCGCTGCTCGACTACACCACCCTGCGGCTGGAAAACGGCAACTACGTCACTCCGGCGATGAAGCCGCGCGCGGATGATCTTGTCTGGTCTGTGGAGTTGCAGGGACGGCGGATTTACTTGTATCTGCTGCTGGAATTCCAATCCACCCCGGACGACACCATGCCGGCGCGCATGCTGCAATATGTGGCTGCGCTGTACGATCATCTGCTGCGCAGCAAGGCAGTCAATACCACCGAAGGGCTGCCGCCGGTGCTGCCCATCGTGCTGTACAACGGCGACGCCCGCTGGCGGCAAAGCAGCGAACGCTACGATCTGATCCGCGTCCATCCGCAGGTGCTCAAAGCCTTTCAGCCCCGGCTGAAATTCTGGCTGCTGGACGAAGGGGCATTCCCCGCTGCCGAGCTGGAAGACATGCAGCGCGTGGTGGCGGCCATCTTTTGTTTTGAACACACGCCAGACAGCGCAGCGGCCAAACGCGCCATTCGCAACCTGGCTGATGCCGTCGCTCACTCCCCATCAAGCAGCGCATCGACCGGGTGGTGA
- the lptG gene encoding LPS export ABC transporter permease LptG, with translation MSLMTRYLIRRISLTTLFTLMALVALFSFFDIINEASDLGKGHYTLGIMLVHVLLQAPGHVYELLPLAVLIGTLVAMSLLASASEYTVMRASGVSLWRVGSILLQVGLGFALVTLLMGEFIAPKAEQEAERLKIRATRSVVAQQFNSGSWMKDDRNFINVREILPDNSLMGVRIYQYDANLRLIHTRYAERGHYLGEGAWQLDKVQDSKITPTRIVRTEQASVVWKSVIRPEILSVLLVVPEQMSGLNLMAYIEHLKKNSQKTSRYEIALWGKIFYPLACLSMALMALAFTPVNRRQGNLGMQLFIGILIGLTFHFFNRLLGHLGLLYNWWPAAVAILPTLTFLAAGAVLTTWRERR, from the coding sequence ATGAGCCTGATGACCCGTTATCTGATTCGCCGGATTAGCCTGACCACGCTGTTTACCCTGATGGCGCTGGTGGCGCTGTTTTCGTTTTTTGACATCATCAACGAAGCCTCCGACCTGGGCAAAGGCCATTACACCCTGGGCATCATGCTGGTGCATGTGCTGCTGCAAGCGCCAGGCCATGTGTATGAACTGCTGCCGCTGGCGGTGCTGATTGGCACGCTGGTGGCGATGAGCCTGCTGGCCTCGGCGTCGGAATACACGGTGATGCGCGCCTCGGGGGTGTCATTGTGGCGCGTGGGCAGCATTCTGCTGCAGGTGGGGCTGGGCTTTGCCCTGGTGACCCTGCTGATGGGCGAGTTCATCGCGCCCAAGGCCGAACAGGAAGCCGAGCGGCTGAAAATCCGCGCCACCCGGTCAGTGGTGGCGCAGCAGTTCAATTCCGGCTCGTGGATGAAAGACGACCGCAATTTCATCAATGTGCGGGAAATCCTGCCGGATAATTCGCTGATGGGCGTGCGCATTTACCAGTATGACGCCAATCTGCGCCTGATTCACACCCGCTACGCCGAACGCGGCCATTATCTGGGCGAGGGTGCCTGGCAGCTGGACAAGGTACAGGACTCCAAAATCACCCCCACCCGCATCGTGCGTACCGAGCAGGCGTCGGTGGTGTGGAAGTCGGTGATTCGCCCGGAAATCCTGTCGGTGTTGCTGGTGGTGCCCGAGCAGATGTCTGGCTTGAACCTGATGGCGTATATCGAGCACCTGAAAAAGAACAGCCAGAAAACCTCACGCTACGAAATTGCCTTGTGGGGCAAAATCTTTTACCCGCTGGCCTGTCTGTCGATGGCGCTGATGGCGCTGGCGTTCACCCCGGTCAACCGCCGGCAGGGCAATCTGGGCATGCAGCTGTTTATTGGCATCCTGATTGGCCTGACCTTTCACTTTTTCAATCGCCTGCTCGGCCATCTCGGCCTGCTGTATAACTGGTGGCCAGCGGCAGTGGCCATTCTGCCCACGCTGACTTTCCTGGCGGCAGGCGCTGTCCTGACCACCTGGCGCGAGCGGCGCTGA
- a CDS encoding leucyl aminopeptidase codes for MEFSIKSGSPEKQRVACVIVGVYEARKLSFAADLLDRISNGFISDVLRRGDLEGKLGSTLVLHSVPHTLCDRVMLVGLGKEREFREKEYREAIRASLTALSKTAALEAVSYLTELTVKKRDVEWMIETAASLSLDAQYRFDQFKSKPDENLRELRKLTLSVSRRSDLAEGEAGLVRGLAIANGMKLARDLGNLPGNVCTPTYLADTARALAERFGSELTVLEQADMAELGMGSLLSVGKGSIQPPKLIVLKHLGGDAGQKPVVLVGKGITFDSGGISLKPGEGMDEMKYDMCGAASVLGTFQAIAEMKLPLNVIAVVAAAENMPSGGASKPGDIVTSLSGQTIEILNTDAEGRLVLCDALTYCERFDPAAVVDVATLTGACIIALGHQASALFSNQDSLSRELQAAADEAADRVWPMPMWEEYHEVLKSNFADVANVGGRPGGSITAACFLSRFTKAYDWAHLDIAGVAWKSGKEKGATGRPVPLLTQFLLDRADTAAGNVVRRGRPRRDTPEAGHDDDAAD; via the coding sequence ATGGAATTTAGCATAAAAAGTGGCAGCCCAGAGAAGCAGCGGGTCGCGTGTGTGATTGTCGGGGTGTACGAAGCGCGCAAATTGTCGTTTGCCGCTGACCTGCTCGACCGGATTTCCAATGGCTTCATCAGCGATGTGCTGCGCCGTGGCGACCTGGAAGGCAAGCTGGGCAGCACGCTGGTGCTGCATTCGGTACCGCACACCCTGTGTGACCGGGTGATGCTGGTTGGCCTGGGCAAAGAGCGCGAGTTCCGCGAAAAAGAATACCGTGAAGCCATTCGCGCCTCGCTGACCGCGCTGAGCAAGACCGCCGCGCTGGAAGCGGTCAGCTACCTGACCGAGCTGACGGTGAAAAAACGCGATGTGGAATGGATGATCGAAACTGCCGCCAGCCTGTCGCTGGATGCGCAATACCGCTTTGACCAGTTCAAGAGCAAGCCGGATGAGAACCTGCGCGAGCTGCGCAAGCTCACCCTGTCGGTCAGCCGGCGCAGCGATCTGGCCGAGGGCGAAGCCGGCCTGGTGCGTGGCCTGGCCATTGCCAATGGCATGAAACTGGCGCGTGACCTGGGCAATCTGCCGGGCAATGTCTGCACGCCAACCTACCTGGCCGACACCGCCCGGGCACTGGCCGAACGCTTTGGCAGCGAACTGACCGTGCTGGAGCAGGCCGACATGGCCGAGCTGGGCATGGGCTCGCTGCTGTCAGTGGGCAAGGGCAGCATTCAGCCGCCCAAGCTGATTGTGCTCAAGCATCTGGGTGGCGACGCCGGGCAAAAACCGGTGGTGCTGGTCGGCAAGGGCATTACGTTTGATTCCGGTGGCATTTCGCTCAAGCCCGGCGAAGGCATGGACGAAATGAAGTACGATATGTGCGGTGCCGCCAGCGTGCTGGGCACCTTCCAGGCGATTGCCGAGATGAAGCTGCCGCTTAATGTGATTGCCGTGGTGGCCGCTGCCGAAAACATGCCGTCCGGCGGCGCGTCCAAACCGGGCGACATTGTCACCAGCCTGTCTGGCCAGACCATCGAAATTCTCAATACCGACGCCGAAGGCCGGCTGGTGCTGTGCGATGCGCTGACCTACTGCGAACGCTTTGACCCTGCCGCCGTGGTGGATGTGGCCACGCTGACCGGGGCCTGCATCATCGCCCTGGGCCATCAGGCCAGCGCGCTGTTCAGCAATCAGGACAGCCTGAGCCGCGAGCTGCAGGCCGCTGCTGACGAAGCCGCCGACCGCGTCTGGCCGATGCCGATGTGGGAGGAATACCACGAGGTGCTGAAAAGCAACTTTGCCGATGTGGCCAATGTGGGCGGTCGCCCCGGTGGCAGCATCACCGCCGCGTGCTTTTTGTCGCGCTTCACCAAGGCCTACGACTGGGCGCATCTGGACATTGCTGGGGTGGCATGGAAAAGCGGCAAGGAAAAAGGGGCCACTGGCCGTCCGGTGCCGCTGCTGACCCAGTTCCTGCTGGATCGCGCCGACACTGCCGCCGGCAATGTGGTACGCCGTGGCCGTCCACGCCGTGACACCCCGGAAGCCGGGCACGACGATGACGCAGCAGATTGA
- a CDS encoding alpha/beta fold hydrolase, producing the protein MWRDYPQRLCAATGCRGLVYSRHGYGQSTPRQPDTCWAPDYLHQESWDVLPALLDALGVDAPCWLFGHSDGGSIALLFAARFPQRTQGIIVLAPHIFVEEVTIAGIRAAREGYQQGGLRERLARHHADPDSPFWGWNHAWLNPAFRDWNLEQDIAGMACPLLAIQGEDDEYASMAQIDGIQRIVPHTQLLKLAHCGHSPHRDQPEAVTAAVQAFLAAHSPA; encoded by the coding sequence ATGTGGCGCGACTATCCGCAGCGGCTGTGCGCGGCTACCGGCTGCCGGGGTCTGGTGTATTCGCGCCATGGCTACGGTCAGTCCACCCCGCGTCAGCCAGATACCTGCTGGGCACCGGACTATCTGCATCAGGAAAGCTGGGACGTGCTGCCGGCCTTGCTCGACGCCCTGGGGGTGGATGCGCCATGCTGGCTGTTTGGTCATAGCGATGGCGGTTCAATCGCCCTGCTGTTTGCCGCCCGTTTTCCCCAGCGCACCCAGGGAATCATCGTGCTGGCACCGCATATTTTTGTGGAAGAAGTCACTATCGCCGGCATCCGCGCTGCGCGTGAAGGCTACCAGCAAGGCGGTCTGCGCGAACGACTGGCACGCCACCACGCCGACCCGGATTCGCCATTCTGGGGCTGGAACCACGCCTGGCTGAACCCGGCGTTTCGTGACTGGAATCTGGAGCAGGACATTGCCGGAATGGCGTGCCCGCTGCTGGCGATTCAGGGTGAAGATGATGAGTACGCCAGCATGGCGCAAATCGACGGCATCCAGCGCATCGTGCCGCACACCCAGCTGTTAAAGCTGGCCCACTGTGGCCACAGCCCGCACCGCGACCAGCCGGAGGCGGTGACTGCTGCCGTTCAGGCGTTTCTGGCGGCACATTCTCCCGCCTGA